In Zingiber officinale cultivar Zhangliang chromosome 3B, Zo_v1.1, whole genome shotgun sequence, a single window of DNA contains:
- the LOC122054902 gene encoding calcium-dependent protein kinase 16-like: MAAVLSGDARAVGRIEEKYVVDRELCRREFGVTYLCLDHVTGELLACKSILKRKLRTAVDVEDVRREVAIMRHLPRNSNIVNLWEVCEDDGVVHLVMELYEGGELFDRIVARGHYSERAAAVVMKTIVEDVFMIREFLPQFLVLELAATWAEKGGCLLLLLPSEMDCERFSEIVGSPYYMAPEVLKQNYGPEIDIWSAGVILYILLCGVPPFWAETEQGVAQAILRGVIDFKWEPWPSISDSAKNLVRLMLEPDPKLRLTAKQGSLS, encoded by the exons ATGGCGGCGGTTCTTAGTGGAGACGCTAGGGCGGTGGGCAGGATCGAGGAGAAGTACGTGGTAGATCGCGAGCTCTGTCGCAGGGAGTTTGGAGTCACCTACCTCTGCCTGGACCACGTCACCGGGGAACTGCTCGCCTGcaagtcgatcttgaagaggaaGCTGCGGACGGCGGTTGACGTGGAGGACGTGCGGCGGGAGGTCGCGATAATGCGGCACCTGCCGAGGAACTCCAACATCGTGAACCTGTGGGAGGTGTGCGAGGACGACGGAGTCGTGCATTTGGTCATGGAGCTGTACGAGGGCGGGGAGCTCTTTGACCGCATTGTGGCGAGGGGCCACTACTCAGAGCGCGCGGCAGCTGTGGTCATGAAGACCATTGTTGAGGATGTCTTCATGATCCGTGAGTTCCTTCCTCAGTTCCTTGTGTTGGAATTGGCAGCAACTTGGGCGGAGAAGGGAGGATGTCTTCTCCTGCTCCTCCCTTCTGAGATGGACT GTGAAAGATTTTCTGAGATAGTTGGAAGCCCTTATTACATGGCTCCAGAAGTTTTAAAACAGAATTATGGACCAGAAATTGATATATGGAGTGCTGGAGTTATACTCTATATCTTACTGTGTGGAGTTCCACCATTTTGGGCTG AAACTGAACAGGGAGTTGCTCAAGCAATTCTTAGGGGCGTAATAGATTTCAAATGGGAACCATGGCCTAGTATTTCTGACAGTGCTAAAAATTTAGTTAGGCTAATGTTGGAACCTGATCCCAAGCTTCGGTTAACTGCAAAGCAAGGCAGTCTTTCATGA